A single Populus nigra chromosome 13, ddPopNigr1.1, whole genome shotgun sequence DNA region contains:
- the LOC133670904 gene encoding ribonucleoside-diphosphate reductase small chain, producing MPAIPEEPLLAENPDRFCMFPIQYPSIWEMYKKAEASFWTAEEVDLSSDISHWENLTPDEKHFISHVLAFFAASDGIVLENLAGRFMKEVQVSEARAFYGFQIAIENIHSEMYSLLLETYIKDSEEKNRLFHAIETVPCVAKKARWALRWIDGSESFAERLVAFACVEGIFFSGSFCAIFWLKKRGLMPGLTFSNELISRDEGLHCDFACLLYSLLRKKLSEEQVKGIVKDAVDIEREFVVDALPCALVGMNGELMSQYIEFVADRLLGALGCGKVYNVANPFDWMELISLQGKTNFFEKRVGEYQKASVMSSINGNGGNHVFKMDEDF from the coding sequence ATGCCTGCAATCCCAGAAGAACCCCTCCTGGCTGAAAACCCAGACCGGTTCTGTATGTTCCCCATTCAGTACCCATCAATCTGGGAGATGTACAAGAAAGCTGAGGCCTCCTTTTGGACTGCTGAGGAGGTCGATCTCTCGTCGGATATCAGCCACTGGGAAAACCTGACTCCCGACGAGAAGCACTTCATCTCTCACGTCCTTGCCTTCTTCGCCGCCTCTGATGGGATTGTCCTCGAAAATCTCGCCGGGCGTTTCATGAAAGAGGTCCAAGTCTCAGAGGCGCGTGCTTTTTATGGATTCCAGATCGCGATTGAGAATATCCACTCCGAGATGTACAGTCTTCTGTTGGAGACTTATATCAAGGATTCTGAGGAGAAGAATCGTCTGTTTCATGCTATCGAAACGGTGCCGTGTGTGGCTAAGAAGGCACGGTGGGCCTTGCGGTGGATTGACGGGAGCGAGAGTTTCGCGGAGAGGCTAGTTGCTTTTGCTTGCGTGGAAGGGATATTTTTCTCGGGGAGTTTTTGTGCgatattttggttaaaaaagcGTGGGTTGATGCCGGGGTTAACCTTTTCGAATGAGTTGATCTCGCGAGACGAAGGGCTTCATTGTGATTTCGCGTGCCTGCTGTACAGCTTGCTGAGGAAGAAGCTGAGTGAGGAGCAAGTGAAGGGGATAGTGAAGGATGCAGTGGATATTGAGAGGGAGTTTGTGGTGGACGCGCTGCCATGCGCGTTGGTAGGGATGAACGGGGAGTTAATGAGTCAGTATATTGAGTTCGTAGCTGATAGGCTGTTGGGTGCGCTTGGGTGCGGGAAGGTGTACAATGTGGCTAATCCATTCGATTGGATGGAGTTGATATCTTTGCAAGGGAAGACTAATTTCTTCGAGAAAAGAGTAGGAGAGTATCAAAAGGCCTCAGTTATGTCTAGTATTAATGGGAATGGTGGGAATCATGTGTTTAAGATGGATGAAGATTTTTAG
- the LOC133671041 gene encoding sec14 cytosolic factor-like isoform X2 — MSMNCQEIMESKETTEDKETRSEQQDNMENNLMEQTKIPQVRAIVERQDPSSKEVDDLTIRRFLRARDLDIGKASSMLLRYLKWRREFVPNGSVSLLETPNEVAQNKMFLQGSDKKGRPITVILGARHVQSKGGLEEFKRFVVYGFDKICSRMPPGQEKFVVIGDLEGWGYANSDIHGYLAGLSILQEYYPERLAKVFLVHAPYIFMAVWKIVYPFIDKNTRKKVKKLKSTLLEEIDESQIPDIYGGKLPLIPIHQSK; from the exons ATGTCCATGAACTGCCAAGAGATTATGGAGTCCAAAGAAACAACCGAGGATAAAGAAACTAGGAGTGAGCAACAAGATAACATGGAAAACAATTTGATGGAGCAAACTAAAATACCTCAAGTGAGAGCAATTGTTGAAAGACAGGATCCCTCTTCTAAG GAAGTAGATGACCTGACGATTAGAAGATTTTTGCGTGCTCGTGATTTAGATATAGGAAAGGCTTCTTCCATGCTCCTCAGGTACCTGAAATGGAGAAGGGAATTTGTTCCAAATGGTTCAGTTTCTCTGTTGGAGACGCCAAATGAAGTTGCACAGAACAAGATGTTTCTGCAAGGATCAGATAAAAAAGGACGACCTATAACAGTTATCCTTGGAGCTAGGCATGTTCAGAGCAAAGGAGGTCTAGAAGAATTCAAGC GTTTTGTCGTCTATGGTTTTGACAAAATATGTTCAAG GATGCCACCAGGACAAGAGAAATTTGTTGTCATTGGAGACCTTGAGGGTTGGGGATATGCAAACAGCGATATCCATGGATACCTTGCAGGTTTATCCATTTTGCAG GAATATTACCCTGAACGGCTTGCAAAGGTATTCCTTGTGCATGCTCCCTACATTTTTATGGCAGTGTGGAAGATTGTTTATCCTTTTATAGACAAAAATACCAGGAAGAAGGTAAA GAAGCTGAAAtcaactctccttgaagaaatTGATGAGAGCCAGATCCCAGACATTTACGGGGGGAAACTTCCATTAATTCCTATCCATCAAAGCAAGTGA
- the LOC133671041 gene encoding uncharacterized protein LOC133671041 isoform X1: MSMNCQEIMESKETTEDKETRSEQQDNMENNLMEQTKIPQVRAIVERQDPSSKEVDDLTIRRFLRARDLDIGKASSMLLRYLKWRREFVPNGSVSLLETPNEVAQNKMFLQGSDKKGRPITVILGARHVQSKGGLEEFKRFVVYGFDKICSRMPPGQEKFVVIGDLEGWGYANSDIHGYLAGLSILQEYYPERLAKVFLVHAPYIFMAVWKIVYPFIDKNTRKKIVFVDNRKLKSTLLEEIDESQIPDIYGGKLPLIPIHQSK; encoded by the exons ATGTCCATGAACTGCCAAGAGATTATGGAGTCCAAAGAAACAACCGAGGATAAAGAAACTAGGAGTGAGCAACAAGATAACATGGAAAACAATTTGATGGAGCAAACTAAAATACCTCAAGTGAGAGCAATTGTTGAAAGACAGGATCCCTCTTCTAAG GAAGTAGATGACCTGACGATTAGAAGATTTTTGCGTGCTCGTGATTTAGATATAGGAAAGGCTTCTTCCATGCTCCTCAGGTACCTGAAATGGAGAAGGGAATTTGTTCCAAATGGTTCAGTTTCTCTGTTGGAGACGCCAAATGAAGTTGCACAGAACAAGATGTTTCTGCAAGGATCAGATAAAAAAGGACGACCTATAACAGTTATCCTTGGAGCTAGGCATGTTCAGAGCAAAGGAGGTCTAGAAGAATTCAAGC GTTTTGTCGTCTATGGTTTTGACAAAATATGTTCAAG GATGCCACCAGGACAAGAGAAATTTGTTGTCATTGGAGACCTTGAGGGTTGGGGATATGCAAACAGCGATATCCATGGATACCTTGCAGGTTTATCCATTTTGCAG GAATATTACCCTGAACGGCTTGCAAAGGTATTCCTTGTGCATGCTCCCTACATTTTTATGGCAGTGTGGAAGATTGTTTATCCTTTTATAGACAAAAATACCAGGAAGAAG ATAGTATTTGTGGATAACAGGAAGCTGAAAtcaactctccttgaagaaatTGATGAGAGCCAGATCCCAGACATTTACGGGGGGAAACTTCCATTAATTCCTATCCATCAAAGCAAGTGA
- the LOC133671041 gene encoding uncharacterized protein LOC133671041 isoform X3, translated as MSMNCQEIMESKETTEDKETRSEQQDNMENNLMEQTKIPQVRAIVERQDPSSKEVDDLTIRRFLRARDLDIGKASSMLLRYLKWRREFVPNGSVSLLETPNEVAQNKMFLQGSDKKGRPITVILGARHVQSKGGLEEFKRFVVYGFDKICSRMPPGQEKFVVIGDLEGWGYANSDIHGYLAGLSILQEYYPERLAKVFLVHAPYIFMAVWKIVYPFIDKNTRKKEAEINSP; from the exons ATGTCCATGAACTGCCAAGAGATTATGGAGTCCAAAGAAACAACCGAGGATAAAGAAACTAGGAGTGAGCAACAAGATAACATGGAAAACAATTTGATGGAGCAAACTAAAATACCTCAAGTGAGAGCAATTGTTGAAAGACAGGATCCCTCTTCTAAG GAAGTAGATGACCTGACGATTAGAAGATTTTTGCGTGCTCGTGATTTAGATATAGGAAAGGCTTCTTCCATGCTCCTCAGGTACCTGAAATGGAGAAGGGAATTTGTTCCAAATGGTTCAGTTTCTCTGTTGGAGACGCCAAATGAAGTTGCACAGAACAAGATGTTTCTGCAAGGATCAGATAAAAAAGGACGACCTATAACAGTTATCCTTGGAGCTAGGCATGTTCAGAGCAAAGGAGGTCTAGAAGAATTCAAGC GTTTTGTCGTCTATGGTTTTGACAAAATATGTTCAAG GATGCCACCAGGACAAGAGAAATTTGTTGTCATTGGAGACCTTGAGGGTTGGGGATATGCAAACAGCGATATCCATGGATACCTTGCAGGTTTATCCATTTTGCAG GAATATTACCCTGAACGGCTTGCAAAGGTATTCCTTGTGCATGCTCCCTACATTTTTATGGCAGTGTGGAAGATTGTTTATCCTTTTATAGACAAAAATACCAGGAAGAAG GAAGCTGAAAtcaactctccttga
- the LOC133671041 gene encoding uncharacterized protein LOC133671041 isoform X4, protein MSMNCQEIMESKETTEDKETRSEQQDNMENNLMEQTKIPQVRAIVERQDPSSKEVDDLTIRRFLRARDLDIGKASSMLLRYLKWRREFVPNGSVSLLETPNEVAQNKMFLQGSDKKGRPITVILGARHVQSKGGLEEFKRFVVYGFDKICSRMPPGQEKFVVIGDLEGWGYANSDIHGYLAGLSILQEYYPERLAKVFLVHAPYIFMAVWKIVYPFIDKNTRKKVK, encoded by the exons ATGTCCATGAACTGCCAAGAGATTATGGAGTCCAAAGAAACAACCGAGGATAAAGAAACTAGGAGTGAGCAACAAGATAACATGGAAAACAATTTGATGGAGCAAACTAAAATACCTCAAGTGAGAGCAATTGTTGAAAGACAGGATCCCTCTTCTAAG GAAGTAGATGACCTGACGATTAGAAGATTTTTGCGTGCTCGTGATTTAGATATAGGAAAGGCTTCTTCCATGCTCCTCAGGTACCTGAAATGGAGAAGGGAATTTGTTCCAAATGGTTCAGTTTCTCTGTTGGAGACGCCAAATGAAGTTGCACAGAACAAGATGTTTCTGCAAGGATCAGATAAAAAAGGACGACCTATAACAGTTATCCTTGGAGCTAGGCATGTTCAGAGCAAAGGAGGTCTAGAAGAATTCAAGC GTTTTGTCGTCTATGGTTTTGACAAAATATGTTCAAG GATGCCACCAGGACAAGAGAAATTTGTTGTCATTGGAGACCTTGAGGGTTGGGGATATGCAAACAGCGATATCCATGGATACCTTGCAGGTTTATCCATTTTGCAG GAATATTACCCTGAACGGCTTGCAAAGGTATTCCTTGTGCATGCTCCCTACATTTTTATGGCAGTGTGGAAGATTGTTTATCCTTTTATAGACAAAAATACCAGGAAGAAGGTAAA ATAG